A genomic stretch from Streptomyces venezuelae ATCC 10712 includes:
- the pucD gene encoding xanthine dehydrogenase subunit D, which yields MAQNTRTVPVGTPTDVTQNHVKGGIGESTLRPDGTLKVTGEFAYSSDMWHEDMLWGQILRSTVAHAEIVSIDTSEALTMDGVYAVLTHEDLPAAKNYGMEFQDTPVLAYGKVRHHGEPVALVAADHPETARRAAAKIKIEYRELPVITDEASALAPDAILVHENRDDHHSGHVPHPNIVHRQPIIRGNAAEAAKRADVIVTGEYTFGMQDQAFLGPESGLAVPAEDGGVDLYVATQWLHSDLKQIAPCLGLPEEKVRMTMAGVGGAFGGREDISMQILASILALRTGKPVKMVYNRYESFFGHVHRHPAKLWYEHGATKDGKLTHMKCKIVLDGGAYASSTASVVGNASSLSVGPYVVEDVEIEAIGLYTNNPPCGAMRGFGAVQACFAYEAQMDKLAAKLGMDPVELRQLNAMEQGTIMPTGQVVDSPAPVAELLRRVKARPMPPEQQWLAAGQDADVRALPGGLSNTTHGEGVVRGVGYAVGIKNVGFSEGFDDYSTAKIRMEVINGEAVATVHTAMAEVGQGGVTIHAQIARTELGVQQVTIHPADTQVGSAGSTSAGRQTYMTGGAIKNSCEIVREKVLEIGRRKFGSYHPAWANAELLLEGGKVVTDGGEALVSIADVLGDQSVEVEEEWRHRPTQAFDLVTGQGNGHVQYAFAAHRAVVEVDTELGLVKVIELACAQDVGKAVNPLSVVGQIQGGTTQGLGVAVMEEIIVDPKTAKVRNPSFTDYLIPTILDTPTIPVDYLELADPNAPYGVRGIGEAPTLSSTPAVLAAIRAATGLELNKTPVRPEALTGTL from the coding sequence ACTCCTCGGACATGTGGCACGAGGACATGCTCTGGGGCCAGATCCTGCGCTCCACCGTCGCGCACGCCGAGATCGTGTCCATCGACACCTCCGAGGCCCTCACGATGGACGGCGTCTACGCCGTCCTGACCCACGAGGACCTGCCCGCCGCGAAGAACTACGGCATGGAGTTCCAGGACACCCCGGTCCTCGCGTACGGCAAGGTCCGTCACCACGGTGAGCCGGTCGCCCTCGTGGCCGCCGACCACCCGGAGACCGCCCGCCGCGCCGCCGCGAAGATCAAGATCGAGTACCGGGAGCTCCCGGTCATCACGGACGAGGCCTCCGCCCTCGCCCCGGACGCGATCCTGGTCCACGAGAACCGCGACGACCACCACTCCGGTCACGTCCCGCACCCCAACATCGTGCACCGCCAGCCGATCATCCGCGGCAACGCCGCGGAGGCCGCCAAGCGGGCCGACGTCATCGTCACCGGCGAGTACACCTTCGGCATGCAGGACCAGGCCTTCCTCGGCCCCGAGTCCGGCCTCGCCGTACCGGCCGAGGACGGCGGCGTCGACCTGTACGTCGCCACCCAGTGGCTGCACTCGGACCTCAAGCAGATCGCCCCCTGCCTCGGCCTGCCCGAGGAGAAGGTCCGCATGACGATGGCCGGCGTCGGCGGCGCCTTCGGCGGCCGCGAGGACATCTCCATGCAGATCCTCGCGTCCATCCTCGCGCTGCGCACCGGCAAGCCGGTCAAGATGGTCTACAACCGGTACGAGTCCTTCTTCGGGCACGTCCACCGGCACCCGGCGAAGCTCTGGTACGAGCACGGCGCCACCAAGGACGGCAAGCTCACGCACATGAAGTGCAAGATCGTGCTCGACGGCGGCGCGTACGCCTCGTCCACGGCATCGGTCGTCGGCAACGCCTCGTCCCTCTCGGTCGGCCCGTACGTCGTCGAGGACGTCGAGATCGAGGCGATCGGCCTCTACACCAACAACCCGCCCTGCGGCGCCATGCGCGGCTTCGGCGCCGTCCAGGCCTGCTTCGCGTACGAGGCCCAGATGGACAAGCTCGCGGCGAAGCTGGGCATGGACCCGGTCGAGCTGCGCCAGCTCAACGCCATGGAGCAGGGCACGATCATGCCGACCGGCCAGGTCGTGGACTCGCCGGCCCCGGTCGCCGAGCTGCTGCGCCGGGTCAAGGCCCGCCCCATGCCGCCGGAGCAGCAGTGGCTCGCGGCCGGCCAGGACGCGGACGTCCGCGCCCTTCCGGGCGGCCTCTCCAACACCACGCACGGCGAGGGTGTCGTGCGGGGCGTCGGCTACGCCGTCGGCATCAAGAACGTCGGCTTCTCCGAGGGCTTCGACGACTACTCGACCGCCAAGATCCGCATGGAGGTCATCAACGGCGAGGCCGTCGCCACGGTGCACACCGCCATGGCGGAGGTCGGCCAGGGCGGCGTGACCATCCACGCGCAGATCGCCCGTACCGAGCTCGGCGTCCAGCAGGTCACCATCCACCCCGCCGACACCCAGGTGGGCTCGGCCGGTTCGACCTCCGCGGGCCGCCAGACGTACATGACCGGCGGCGCCATCAAGAACTCCTGCGAGATCGTCCGCGAGAAGGTCCTGGAGATCGGCCGGCGCAAGTTCGGCTCGTACCACCCGGCCTGGGCCAACGCCGAACTCCTCCTGGAGGGCGGCAAGGTCGTCACCGACGGCGGCGAGGCCCTCGTCTCCATCGCGGACGTCCTCGGCGACCAGTCCGTGGAGGTCGAGGAGGAGTGGCGGCACCGTCCCACCCAGGCCTTCGACCTCGTCACCGGCCAGGGCAACGGACACGTCCAGTACGCCTTCGCCGCGCACCGCGCGGTGGTGGAGGTCGACACCGAGCTCGGCCTGGTCAAGGTCATCGAACTGGCCTGTGCCCAGGACGTCGGCAAGGCGGTCAACCCGCTCTCCGTGGTCGGCCAGATCCAGGGTGGCACCACCCAGGGCCTGGGCGTCGCGGTGATGGAGGAGATCATCGTCGACCCGAAGACCGCGAAGGTGCGCAACCCCTCCTTCACGGACTACCTGATCCCCACGATCCTCGACACGCCGACCATCCCGGTCGACTACCTCGAGCTGGCCGACCCCAACGCGCCGTACGGCGTACGGGGCATCGGCGAGGCCCCGACCCTGTCGTCCACCCCGGCCGTCCTCGCGGCGATCCGGGCGGCGACGGGCCTGGAGCTCAACAAGACGCCGGTCCGCCCCGAGGCGCTGACCGGCACCCTGTAG
- a CDS encoding NCS2 family permease — MTQSSVEPKTSADDAGSGSRNPAGRSWLDRYFHISERGSTVATEIRGGVTTFMAMAYILLLNPLILSGKDVDGNVLSQPALITATALAAAATTLLMGFWGKVPLALAAGLSVSGVMASQVVPVMTWPQAMGMSVAYGAVICLLVVTGLREMIMNAIPLALKHAITIGIGLFIAIIGFVKAGFVHENPAPGGGPVSLGPAGELMGWPVLIFAFTLLLIFALQARNVPGAILIGIVAGTVVAVILNAVADIPAKAWFSGPPELDGSAVSAPDFSLIGDVSFTGWGDVGYITISMIVFTLVLAGFFDAMATILGVGTEAKLADDKGRMPGLSKALFIDGAGGIVGGVGGASGQTVFVESATGVGEGARTGLASVVTGGFFALCLFFTPLTAIVPQEVAAAALVVIGSMMMQNAKHVDWSDRSVAIPVFLTVVLMPFTYTITTGVAAGVISYVVIKTAQGKAREVGGFMWGLTAIFIVYFAIHPIESWLGVS, encoded by the coding sequence ATGACCCAGTCGTCAGTGGAGCCCAAGACCAGCGCCGATGACGCGGGCTCCGGCTCGCGCAATCCCGCCGGCAGGTCTTGGCTCGACCGGTACTTTCACATCTCGGAGAGAGGATCCACCGTCGCGACGGAGATCCGCGGCGGCGTCACCACCTTCATGGCGATGGCGTACATTCTCCTGCTCAACCCCCTGATCCTCAGCGGCAAGGACGTCGACGGCAACGTACTCAGCCAGCCGGCGCTCATCACCGCGACCGCCCTCGCCGCCGCCGCGACGACCCTCCTCATGGGTTTCTGGGGCAAGGTCCCGCTCGCTCTGGCCGCCGGCCTGAGCGTCTCCGGAGTCATGGCCTCACAGGTCGTGCCGGTCATGACCTGGCCGCAGGCCATGGGCATGTCCGTGGCGTACGGCGCCGTGATCTGTCTCCTGGTGGTCACCGGCCTCCGCGAGATGATCATGAACGCGATTCCGCTCGCCCTGAAGCACGCCATCACCATCGGCATCGGCCTCTTCATCGCGATCATCGGCTTCGTGAAGGCCGGCTTCGTCCACGAGAACCCCGCCCCGGGCGGCGGCCCCGTGTCCCTCGGCCCCGCCGGTGAGCTCATGGGCTGGCCCGTCCTGATCTTCGCCTTCACCCTGCTGCTGATCTTCGCGCTGCAGGCCCGCAACGTCCCCGGTGCCATCCTCATCGGCATCGTCGCCGGCACGGTCGTCGCGGTCATCCTCAACGCGGTCGCCGACATCCCGGCCAAGGCCTGGTTCTCCGGCCCGCCGGAGCTGGACGGCAGCGCGGTCTCCGCCCCGGACTTCTCGCTGATCGGCGACGTGTCCTTCACCGGCTGGGGCGACGTCGGCTACATCACCATCAGCATGATCGTCTTCACCCTGGTGCTCGCCGGCTTCTTCGACGCCATGGCGACCATCCTCGGTGTCGGCACCGAGGCCAAGCTGGCCGACGACAAGGGCCGCATGCCCGGCCTCTCCAAGGCGCTCTTCATCGACGGCGCCGGCGGTATCGTCGGTGGTGTGGGCGGAGCCTCCGGGCAGACGGTCTTCGTCGAGTCCGCGACCGGCGTCGGCGAGGGCGCCCGCACGGGTCTGGCCTCCGTGGTCACCGGCGGATTCTTCGCCCTCTGCCTCTTCTTCACGCCGCTCACCGCGATCGTGCCGCAGGAGGTCGCAGCCGCGGCCCTGGTCGTCATCGGCTCGATGATGATGCAGAACGCCAAGCACGTCGACTGGAGCGACCGCTCCGTCGCGATCCCGGTGTTCCTCACCGTGGTCCTCATGCCCTTCACGTACACCATCACCACGGGTGTCGCGGCCGGTGTGATCTCCTACGTCGTGATCAAGACGGCGCAGGGCAAGGCACGCGAGGTCGGCGGCTTCATGTGGGGCCTGACCGCGATCTTCATCGTGTACTTCGCGATCCATCCCATCGAGAGCTGGCTCGGCGTCAGCTGA
- a CDS encoding XdhC family protein, giving the protein MLDIAEELHRWVEQGREFAVATVVAVGGSAPRQPGAALAVDSDGTAIGSVSGGCVEGAVYDLCVQALEDGRTVTERFGYSDEDAFAVGLTCGGIIDILVTPVRGGVFPAALRAAATGEAAALARIVSGPEELMGRALLVRPDGSYEGKLGGHPELDRTAASEARALLDAGRTGTVEIGEDGSRCGQPLTLLVESSVPAPRMIVFGAIDFAAALVRVGKFLGYHVTVCDARPVFATPARFPEADDIVVEWPHRYLESTEVDGRTVLCVLTHDAKFDVPLLQAALKLPVAYVGAMGSRRTHEDRNKRLREVGVTEIELARLRSPIGLDLGARTPEETALSIGAEIVANRRGGTGLSLTGAHTPIHHDVPREPAGRIGSVA; this is encoded by the coding sequence ATGCTGGACATCGCCGAAGAGCTGCACCGGTGGGTCGAGCAGGGACGCGAGTTCGCCGTCGCCACGGTCGTGGCCGTCGGCGGGAGCGCGCCCCGGCAACCGGGCGCCGCGCTCGCCGTCGACAGCGACGGCACGGCGATCGGCTCGGTCTCCGGCGGGTGTGTGGAGGGCGCGGTCTACGACCTCTGCGTCCAGGCCCTCGAAGACGGCAGGACCGTCACCGAGCGCTTCGGCTACAGCGACGAGGACGCCTTCGCGGTCGGTCTGACCTGCGGCGGCATCATCGACATCCTCGTCACCCCGGTCCGCGGCGGGGTCTTCCCCGCCGCGCTCCGGGCCGCCGCCACGGGGGAGGCGGCGGCCCTGGCCCGGATCGTCTCCGGCCCCGAGGAACTGATGGGCCGGGCACTCCTGGTCCGCCCCGACGGCTCGTACGAGGGAAAGCTCGGCGGCCACCCCGAACTGGACCGCACGGCGGCCTCCGAGGCCCGCGCGCTGCTCGACGCGGGCCGCACCGGCACCGTCGAGATCGGCGAGGACGGCAGCCGCTGCGGACAGCCGCTGACCCTGCTCGTCGAGTCCTCGGTCCCGGCCCCCCGCATGATCGTCTTCGGTGCCATCGACTTCGCCGCCGCGCTCGTCCGGGTCGGCAAGTTCCTCGGCTACCACGTCACCGTCTGCGACGCCCGGCCCGTCTTCGCGACGCCCGCCCGCTTCCCCGAGGCGGACGACATCGTCGTCGAGTGGCCCCACCGCTACCTGGAGTCGACGGAGGTGGACGGCCGCACCGTGCTGTGCGTGCTGACCCACGACGCCAAGTTCGACGTCCCCCTCCTCCAGGCCGCCCTGAAGCTTCCCGTCGCCTACGTCGGCGCGATGGGCTCCCGCCGCACCCACGAGGACCGCAACAAGCGGCTCCGCGAGGTCGGCGTCACCGAGATCGAACTCGCCCGGCTGCGCTCCCCGATCGGCCTCGACCTCGGCGCCCGGACGCCCGAGGAGACGGCCCTGTCGATCGGCGCGGAGATCGTCGCCAACCGCCGCGGCGGCACCGGCCTCTCCCTCACCGGCGCCCACACCCCGATCCACCACGACGTTCCCCGGGAACCGGCGGGGCGCATAGGGTCGGTCGCCTGA
- a CDS encoding ROK family transcriptional regulator: protein MLRSGLFHLGAQVTLRNGRTVRDLRRENRTAVLQRLYFDGPLSRFSLGPATGLSSGSISNVVAELVAEGLVEEAGSVDSAGGRPRTLLRITPDSGCMIGVDVGETRVRIELFDLTLTELARTERPLTVDSPHPHGRYEVGVVVDHIREGVAEVLRTADVPAARLLGVGVGVPGIVARTAEEGAVVHGQTIGWDAVPLERLLRESVDLPASVPFWIDNGAQTLGQAEMWFGAGRGARSAVVVLFGSGVGACVVTDPLGPGRAIEWGHLTVRVRGRRCRCGARGCLEAYAGAEALLERWAEAGGKPPAGADEETALTAMLAAAYPAEPGTAPDATALAVLEETAEYLGAGFGDLVNLFQPERILVGGWAGLQLGARFLETVKGYAAEYALSYPAARVEIGMGTLGPDAVTVGAAILPLADFFARGGRRAETEPTGEQPAWTSTVRDRAAH, encoded by the coding sequence ATGTTGCGTTCAGGACTATTTCACCTGGGGGCCCAAGTGACTTTGCGGAACGGCCGCACCGTGCGCGACCTGCGACGCGAGAACCGCACCGCCGTCCTTCAACGCCTCTACTTCGACGGCCCGTTGAGCCGCTTCTCGCTCGGACCCGCCACCGGCCTCAGCTCCGGCTCCATCAGCAACGTGGTCGCGGAGCTCGTCGCCGAGGGCCTGGTCGAGGAGGCGGGCAGTGTCGACTCGGCCGGCGGCCGCCCCCGTACCCTGCTGCGGATCACCCCGGACAGCGGCTGCATGATCGGCGTCGACGTGGGTGAGACCCGGGTCAGGATCGAGCTGTTCGACCTCACTCTCACCGAACTCGCCCGGACCGAACGGCCGTTGACGGTCGACAGCCCCCATCCGCACGGCCGTTACGAGGTCGGGGTGGTCGTCGACCACATCCGCGAGGGTGTCGCGGAGGTGCTGCGGACCGCGGACGTGCCCGCCGCACGGCTCCTCGGCGTCGGCGTCGGCGTGCCCGGCATCGTCGCCCGCACGGCCGAGGAGGGCGCCGTCGTGCACGGCCAGACCATCGGCTGGGACGCGGTCCCCCTGGAGCGGCTGCTGCGCGAGAGCGTGGACCTCCCGGCCTCGGTGCCGTTCTGGATCGACAACGGCGCCCAGACCCTCGGCCAGGCCGAGATGTGGTTCGGCGCGGGGCGCGGCGCGCGCAGCGCCGTGGTGGTCCTCTTCGGCTCGGGCGTCGGGGCGTGCGTGGTCACGGACCCGCTGGGTCCGGGCCGGGCGATCGAGTGGGGCCATCTGACGGTACGGGTCCGGGGGCGGCGCTGCCGCTGCGGTGCCCGCGGCTGCCTGGAGGCGTACGCCGGAGCCGAAGCGCTCCTGGAGCGCTGGGCGGAGGCGGGCGGGAAGCCCCCGGCGGGCGCGGACGAGGAGACGGCCCTCACGGCGATGTTGGCCGCGGCGTATCCGGCGGAGCCCGGGACCGCCCCGGACGCGACCGCGCTGGCGGTGCTGGAGGAGACCGCCGAGTACCTCGGCGCCGGTTTCGGCGACCTCGTCAACCTCTTCCAGCCCGAGCGCATCCTGGTGGGCGGCTGGGCGGGCCTCCAGCTCGGCGCCCGCTTCCTGGAGACGGTCAAGGGGTACGCGGCCGAGTACGCGCTCAGCTACCCGGCGGCCCGGGTGGAGATCGGCATGGGCACCCTGGGCCCCGACGCGGTGACGGTCGGTGCGGCGATCCTGCCGCTCGCGGACTTCTTCGCCCGCGGCGGCCGCCGCGCCGAGACGGAACCCACCGGCGAACAGCCGGCCTGGACGTCGACCGTACGGGACCGGGCGGCGCACTGA